A single region of the Microcella sp. genome encodes:
- the metG gene encoding methionine--tRNA ligase gives MAAGDSFYIATPIFYVNDVPHIGHAYTEVAADVLARWHRQSGVDTWSLTGTDEHGQKILRTAVANGVTPKEWTDKLVAESWVPLLKTIDIANDDFIRTTEERHERVVQQFLQKLYDDDFIYFGEYEGYYCVGCEEYKQADDLVDGAGEFEGQRVCAIHGRPVEVLHEANYFFRLSAFQDRLLALYKEQPDFVQPDSLRNELTSFVSRGLDDISISRQSLDWGVRVPWDEKHVFYVWFDALLNYISAIGWGTDDANFSRRWPAVQLVGKDIARFHAVIWPAMLMAAGLQPPARVFGHGWLLVGGEKMSKSKLTGIAPHQITDVFGSDAFRYYFMSAINFGQDGSFSWEDLSARYQAELANGFGNLASRVVAMIGRYCEGVVPAEGALTDAESRIHQVTTDAVAAAQRAIETFAIHDAIAAVWTIVDELNGYLTEQEPWKVAKDEAQVERLHTILYTAAEGLRALAVLLSPVIPQSTQKLWTALGADTALGALLEQSIPNAANWGQLPAGTQTQPLDALFPRIEQE, from the coding sequence ATGGCCGCTGGCGACTCCTTCTACATCGCGACCCCGATCTTCTACGTCAACGATGTACCGCACATCGGGCACGCCTACACAGAGGTGGCCGCCGACGTGCTCGCGCGCTGGCATCGGCAGTCGGGAGTCGACACCTGGTCGCTCACCGGCACCGACGAGCACGGGCAGAAGATTCTGCGCACCGCGGTGGCGAACGGCGTCACGCCGAAAGAGTGGACAGACAAGCTCGTCGCCGAGTCGTGGGTTCCACTGCTCAAGACCATCGACATCGCCAATGACGACTTCATTCGCACCACCGAAGAGCGCCACGAGCGCGTCGTGCAGCAGTTCTTGCAGAAGCTCTACGATGACGACTTCATTTACTTCGGCGAGTACGAGGGCTACTACTGCGTCGGGTGCGAAGAGTACAAGCAGGCAGACGACCTCGTCGACGGCGCCGGCGAGTTCGAGGGTCAGCGAGTCTGCGCCATCCACGGCCGCCCCGTCGAAGTGCTACACGAAGCGAACTACTTCTTTCGCCTCAGCGCTTTTCAAGACCGACTGCTCGCGCTCTACAAAGAGCAGCCCGACTTCGTGCAGCCCGACAGTCTGCGCAACGAGCTGACCTCGTTCGTCAGCCGCGGCCTCGACGACATCTCGATCTCTCGGCAGAGCCTCGACTGGGGGGTTCGGGTGCCGTGGGATGAGAAGCACGTCTTCTATGTGTGGTTCGACGCGCTGCTCAATTACATCAGCGCTATCGGCTGGGGCACCGACGATGCCAACTTCTCGCGACGCTGGCCCGCCGTACAGCTCGTCGGCAAAGACATCGCGCGCTTTCACGCCGTCATCTGGCCCGCCATGCTCATGGCCGCCGGTCTGCAGCCGCCCGCACGTGTGTTCGGCCACGGCTGGCTGCTCGTCGGCGGCGAGAAGATGTCGAAGTCGAAGCTCACGGGCATCGCCCCGCACCAGATCACCGATGTGTTCGGCAGCGACGCCTTCCGCTACTACTTCATGAGTGCCATCAACTTCGGGCAAGACGGCTCGTTCAGTTGGGAAGACCTCTCGGCTCGGTACCAGGCCGAGCTCGCCAACGGATTCGGCAACCTCGCGTCTCGCGTCGTCGCGATGATCGGCCGCTACTGCGAGGGAGTCGTTCCCGCCGAGGGCGCGCTCACCGACGCCGAGTCGCGCATCCACCAGGTGACGACGGATGCTGTGGCCGCCGCCCAGCGCGCCATCGAGACGTTCGCGATCCACGACGCCATCGCGGCAGTGTGGACGATCGTCGACGAACTCAACGGCTACCTCACCGAGCAAGAACCGTGGAAGGTCGCGAAAGACGAGGCCCAGGTCGAGCGCCTGCACACCATCCTCTACACCGCGGCCGAGGGCTTGCGGGCGCTCGCCGTGCTGCTCTCGCCGGTGATTCCGCAGTCGACGCAGAAGCTGTGGACCGCGCTCGGCGCCGACACCGCGCTGGGCGCGCTGCTCGAGCAGAGCATCCCGAACGCAGCGAACTGGGGTCAGCTGCCCGCCGGAACCCAGACGCAGCCGCTCGACGCGCTCTTCCCGCGCATCGAGCAGGAGTAG